A section of the Lujinxingia vulgaris genome encodes:
- a CDS encoding S1C family serine protease produces the protein MILNPHTPPYPRLAPGALRLLPILIVGLATTLLCPAPAAAQEAAPDTTEDAAPNPMLRQLQREQRAIFTRVAPSVVFLTHAEGLGSGFFVSSDGLILTNAHVVGEHSRVEVVLHDGRRVTGEVIERAEDIDLALVKVDVKNVPTLRMAGMHDVAVGDWAAAVGHGRGAIWTFTTGMISNIYPAGDERPLFQTQIPLNPGSSGGPVVNIDGDAIGVVTAGLTDAQSINFAIPLQQAIAHLPALSERCDCLVVNLPPNTPLYVNDVLAGTGPRVVLMVEEGSYALAALINGRLQRRTVRWPASRSVTLGD, from the coding sequence ATGATCCTCAACCCACACACACCGCCTTACCCCAGGCTTGCACCCGGGGCGCTTCGCCTCCTCCCCATCCTCATCGTCGGCCTCGCCACGACACTTCTCTGCCCTGCGCCCGCCGCCGCCCAGGAGGCCGCCCCGGACACCACCGAGGACGCCGCCCCCAACCCGATGCTGCGCCAGCTCCAACGCGAGCAACGCGCCATCTTCACCCGCGTCGCCCCCTCGGTCGTCTTCCTCACCCACGCCGAGGGCCTGGGCTCGGGCTTCTTCGTCTCCTCCGACGGCCTCATCCTCACCAACGCCCACGTCGTCGGCGAACACTCGCGCGTCGAAGTCGTCCTCCACGACGGCCGTCGCGTCACCGGCGAGGTGATTGAGCGCGCCGAAGACATCGACCTGGCCCTGGTTAAAGTCGACGTCAAAAACGTTCCCACCCTGCGCATGGCCGGCATGCACGACGTCGCCGTGGGCGACTGGGCCGCCGCCGTCGGACACGGCCGCGGCGCCATCTGGACCTTCACCACCGGCATGATCTCCAACATCTACCCCGCCGGCGACGAACGCCCCCTCTTCCAGACCCAGATTCCCCTCAACCCCGGCAGCTCCGGCGGCCCCGTCGTCAACATCGACGGCGACGCCATCGGTGTGGTCACCGCCGGCCTCACCGACGCCCAGAGCATCAACTTCGCCATCCCGCTGCAGCAGGCCATTGCGCATCTGCCCGCCCTCAGCGAGCGCTGCGACTGCCTGGTCGTCAACCTCCCCCCCAACACCCCCCTCTACGTCAACGACGTACTCGCCGGCACCGGCCCCCGCGTCGTCCTCATGGTCGAAGAAGGCTCCTACGCACTCGCCGCACTCATCAACGGCCGCCTCCAACGCCGCACCGTCCGCTGGCCCGCCTCACGCTCCGTCACCCTGGGAGATTGA
- a CDS encoding DUF6624 domain-containing protein, with protein MSRGAVVGCVWVLLSGCAAGSGGIESEAPVEQSQPEVRDEGGSEAATSAATAAEAPVEETFEVPGFGEVTDAEYAALVEKGRSARVQATLAELEAELKAHAEGEVPPRLGDGEGAEDVAARLAYLREIDGFWRAAFSVLSGDWEAEEMLALEHELASRGTARDRETSGELRAYLQDHSWPSMKEVGEQASADAWRIVQHADYAPEFQAAVLERLKGLVEEGHVAAHHVAMLEDRVAMHRGEAQRYGTQGQCGPSGWEPFEVEAPEELDARRAEVGLEPMAEYRERFEPMCGGTNAPE; from the coding sequence ATGTCTCGTGGTGCGGTGGTCGGGTGTGTGTGGGTGCTTCTGAGTGGGTGTGCGGCCGGGAGCGGGGGGATTGAGAGCGAGGCGCCGGTGGAGCAGTCGCAGCCGGAGGTACGAGACGAGGGGGGGAGTGAGGCGGCGACGTCGGCCGCCACGGCCGCAGAGGCGCCGGTGGAGGAGACCTTTGAGGTGCCGGGCTTTGGGGAGGTGACCGATGCGGAGTATGCGGCGCTGGTGGAGAAAGGGCGCAGCGCGAGGGTGCAGGCGACGCTGGCGGAGTTGGAGGCGGAGCTTAAGGCGCACGCCGAGGGTGAGGTGCCGCCGCGGCTGGGCGACGGTGAGGGGGCCGAAGATGTGGCCGCGCGGCTGGCGTATCTGCGGGAGATCGATGGGTTCTGGCGCGCGGCCTTCTCGGTGCTCAGTGGCGACTGGGAGGCCGAAGAGATGCTGGCGCTGGAGCATGAGCTGGCAAGCCGTGGGACGGCCCGGGATCGGGAGACGAGCGGGGAGTTGCGGGCGTATCTGCAGGACCACTCCTGGCCTTCGATGAAAGAGGTCGGGGAGCAGGCTTCGGCGGATGCGTGGCGGATTGTGCAACATGCTGACTATGCCCCGGAGTTTCAGGCGGCGGTGTTGGAGCGCCTGAAGGGGCTGGTGGAGGAGGGGCATGTGGCCGCGCATCATGTGGCAATGCTGGAGGATCGGGTGGCGATGCATCGGGGGGAGGCGCAGCGCTATGGCACCCAGGGGCAGTGCGGCCCGTCGGGATGGGAGCCTTTTGAGGTTGAGGCGCCGGAGGAGTTGGATGCGCGTCGGGCCGAGGTGGGGCTGGAGCCGATGGCAGAGTATCGGGAGCGTTTTGAGCCCATGTGCGGGGGGACGAACGCCCCAGAATGA